The following is a genomic window from Desulforhopalus sp..
TGTCTCAACCTTCATGTTTCCCTGTCGCAGTAAAGGAGGCTGCGAACAGCGTTGCGAAGAATTGTTGGTGGAGGGACTAGAAACAACACCGCTCAACATCAAAGGCATTGAGGATTCGCAGTTCCCGCTCCCTTCGAACGTGGTCGAGTGGGGCAGGGAACTCCAGTTGGTCAAACATTTTGACAGCGGTGGGATAATCAGGGATAGAATCTAAACCATATCCGCGAATCTTGCCAGTTTTTGTGTCTAATAGTTCGGCATCCTGGCCGTTGGTGACCACGGCGAGCGGTATGCGGTAGTCAGGGCAGAGAACCCGGGCAGCGGCAATGGCGGCGCGTTCCCTGCTCACCAGAGAGCCCGGGCCATAGCGGAGGATCATAAAGCTTTTACCTTTGAGCGATACGGTGAGTTCAATTGTCGAGGTGACAAAACAGCGGGAAAACAGGGTGTCGATGCGCAGCCGTGGAGTCAATGATTCCCTGGGATAGCCCTTGGCCTCGACCATGATCTTGCTCAGATTCTGGCGAATGCGCTCATCATCGGTGTCGGTGAGTACCTCTCCACTCAGGTAGTCGACAAGGGTTCCGTAGATAAGATGATGAGGTTTGGGGACGGGCATAAGTTTTGGCCGATGGCTCCGGGAAAAGGGTGAAATAACCGTCTGTTTTGTAGTTATGAATGTAAGAACTGGTAATTAATTTGCAAGGCGGCTGCCGGTGGTGGAATTTCCTGCAGCCTGGCAATTTTCTTGCGGCAATCTCTGGCAAAAGACGGCTGGTATTGTACAATGGATGGCAACAGATCGACGTATCGTTTCAACAAACCATAAGAAGGAGGAAATATGAAATCGAAAAAGATACTTGCCCGCAGTTCCCGCCTGTTGGCCGCATCGTTGCTGGTCTGTTCCTGGGCGCAGAGTGCTGCGGCGGCCGGGCCGGTGGCGGTTGCCCCGGCGAGATCCGGCAGTCTGGTTGCGGAACAGCCGGGATCGCCGGTCACCTTCAGTGTTGATCTTGGCGCCGGCTATCTCTCCGGCGAGTCAAAGGAGCTGGTGTATTGGCCGAACTACAACAATCATAAGGCCAGCGAATTGGTCTGGGAGATTGAAGACCTGTATATGATCGGATTTGGCGCATCCCTGAAGGTTCGCAACTGGATGGCGGTCAACTTTACCGGTTGGGTCAAGGCCACCGACGGTGAGGGTTCCCTGGACGATTATGACTGGAGCAATGTCGGTGGCGACTGGACCGACTGGTCCCGTCATGAAAATACCGATGTTACCGAAGGCAGTATCCTCGATTTCAATGCCGAGTTCGCCTTTCTCAGGACCGACAATGTGGCCTTGAAGGGTATTGTCGGCTATAAGCGCGATAACTTTGCATGGGAGGCCTCCGGCGGCCAGTACACCTACTCGGAAGACGGTTTTCGTGATAGCAGCGGAACGTTTTCTAACAATCTCACGATTATCGGCTACGAACAAACCTTTACCGCACCGTATATCGGTGTAGGGTTTGCGGCAAAATTCAATGCCCTTGAACTAAGCGGCCGGTTTATTTATTCCCCGCTGGTGGAGGGTGAGGCGACCGACAACCACTATCTTCGCAACCTGGTTACCTATGACGAAGGGGAAGAGGGAGAGCTTTTCGGCCTTGATGTGGCCGGGACCTTCTCCTTCACCGATCACCTCGCCGTCAAATTGGGTTACAGCTACCAGCGCTACGATGAGATGCAGGGAGATTCGGAATGGGATTATCGTGATGAAGGGGTTGTCTACTATTTTGAGGATGGTGCCGGTATGTCGCAGACATCCTCACTCTTCAAGGTTGTCATGCAGTATACATTTTAGTGCCTTGTTCCATAAAAATGTCATAAAAACAATAAATTAAGGTTGTGAAGGCAGTGATGAGTACACCACCACCAAGGCACTTATATCCCTCTGCAGTGGGAGGGGATTATAGCCCCTGGGTTGCGGGCGCTAGCCCACTCTAGATCCTGACCGGCATCGTTTGCCGGAAGCTTGAAATTGAAAAAACCATCGGCCCGTTACCCTTACGTGGGTAACGGGCCGATTTCTTTTTTAAAAAGCCGTTGAGGATCAGATCTTCGGCAAATTGGCCATCGATTGGGCGATTGCCTCACGCGGATAATCATAGTCCTGCAGATCGCCGGCGTAGTATCTGTCGTAGGAGCCCATGTCGATGAGACCATGGCCGGAGAAATTAAAGAGTATGGTCTTCGGTTCATCCGGGTTTTTCATGGCCTCGATAATGGCACCGCGAATCGCATGGCAGGTCTCCGGGGCGGGGATAATTCCTTCCGTCTTAGCAAAGAGCACGCCCGCCTCGAAACATTCCAGCTGATGCAATTTCACCGGCTCGACGATTTTCTCCCGGACCATTGCCGAGACAATCGGTGACATCCCATGGTAGCGCAGGCCGCCGGCATGGATACCCGGCGGAATGAAATCATGGCCGAGGGTGTACATGTAGAGGAGAGGAGTGGTCTGGGCAACATCACCAAAGTCATAGGCCAGTTTGCCGGCGGTAAGGGTCGGGCAGGATGCTGGTTCGGTGCCGACGAAACGGACCTTCTTGCCTTCAAGGTAATCGGGGAGATAGGGGGTTGCCAGACCGGCGAAGTTCGAGCCGCCGCCGCAGCAGCCGACGATGACGTCCGGGTACTCTCCGGCGATTTCCATCTGTTTTTTCGCCTCCAGACCGATAATCGACTGGTGGAGAATGACGTGGTTGAGTACCGAGCCCAGGGAGTATTTGGTGTCTTCCCGGGAGAAGGCGTCTTCCAGTGCCTCGGAGATGGCAATACCCAGGGATCCGGCGGTGTCGGGCATCTTTTCGAGGATGGCCCGGCCGGTCTTGGTTTCGTTACTTGGGCTGGCAACGACGGTTGCGCCAAAGGTCTGCATGATCGACTTGCGGTAGGGTTTCTGGTCAAAAGATACTCTGACCATATAGACCTTGCATTCCAGTCCGAATTTGTTGGCGGCCAGCGACAGGGCGCTGCCCCACTGGCCAGCACCGGTCTCGGTGGTCAGCCGTTTGACGCCCTCCCGCTTGTTGTAATAGGCCTGGGCCACGGCACTGTTCAGCTTGTGAGAGCCGACAGGGGAGACCCCCTCATTTTTAAAGAAGATCTTCGCCTTGGTGCCCAGGGCCTTTTCAAGATTGGCGGCCCTGACTAAGGGCGAAGGCCGCCAGATCTTGAGGATTTCCTGGACCTCTTCAGGGATGTCGATAAAACGGGCGGTGGACATTTCCTGTTCAAGCAATCCCATGGGGAAAATCTTAGCGAGTTTTTCCGGGCCCATCGGCTGCTTTGTTTCCGGATCGAGCGGCGGCAACAGGCCGTTTGGCAGGTCCGGAACGACATTGTACCATTGGGTAGGCATCTCATCATCGCGCAGTACGATCTTCTTAATCATGGATTCTCCTTTTGCTGTAATGTGCTGTGGGTCAGTATCTTGAGGGAATATTCTGTGGAATTTCAAGAAATTTCATTGAGCAGACACTTTTCCCGGTTGTAGGGATTGGGGTTGGCGTGCGACAATTTCACGATCACGTTTCTTCTTTACCATAGACCCGCCGATTTGGGCAACCAAGGGTTGTCTGTACCGCGCGGCTATTGCCCTTTGGCGGGCAAAAAATTTGCTGCATCCTGGTCGAATAAGATGACATCGGGATTCCAGTCCAGCCAGTGTTTTTCCGGCAGGTTGTGCAGGGTGAAGAGGTGCCCGGTGCTGACTGCTTGCCCGGAATCTTGGCCGTCCGGCGTGGCCAGGGCAATGCCGCCACGGAGGATGGCGGTAAGCGATTCCGCCGAAACGGTCACTCCAGAAAAGATACCGCCCTCAATCCTTGCGCCGCTGACCTGCCAGAACCGGGTATTTGCCCGTATTATCGCCGCATAGTGCGGCCGGATACTGACAAAGACCCGGACCTTCTGGAAGGAGGGCGACAGATCGTAGCCGGTTACCTCGCCGATCTGCAACTGGCGATAATAAACCGGTGAGCCGGTGTCAAGAGAACCGAGATGACCGGTTTCGAGGATAATCCCCAGGCCTTTCCGGGTGGCAATCTCGGTGAGCGGCGGTTCGGCCTCGGCCTTGAATGACCGCGTCGGATTGCCGTTTCCGGGCAGGATATTGAAGAAAGAACCGAAGATCAGGGTTTCGGCATTTTTGATGCCGGAGAGGTTGAATTGGGCCTGCTCGACCCAGATTTTCGTCCCGGTACGAAACAGCGTGGTGGCATTTTCATCAATCCGCAGCGTGGCGATAATGGCCAGTTTATCACTCAGGCGCAACTTGCTCACCCTGCCGATCTCTATGCCGTTACTGCGGACCGGCGAGCCTTCCTTAAGGTCCTGCGCCCTGTCAAGGAGTATGGTCATCTCTGTATCGTCAGCTTGCTGGGCCTCCTGTTGGCTGGCATATAGCGGGTAGGGCGCGGCTGCGATCGATGGAGCGCCCGGCGCCGGATTGATGCAGCCAATCCCCCCGGTCAATACCGATTGCAGCGACCCGGTTTGCAATTTTATCCCCTCCAAACTCCCGGAGATCTGCAGGCCGCTGGTGTTGAAAAACCGGCTGTTCTGCTGGATGATGTTCTTGTACTCGTCAAAGACGATGCATTCAATGAGCACCGTTTTCTGGTCGGCGGAAAGGCGAAAGTTCTCCACCTCGCCGATTTTGATTTTTTTGTGGAGAATTGGTGACCCGGCCGCCAAGGATTCGGCGTCCGGGGCCATGAGGGTAAAGCGTTTGCCGGCGGGCTGCAGGTCACTCACCGCCAGAGTGGCATCCCTGAGGCTGCTGTAGAGGTGGAATTCGGTACCCTCATCCGGCTGAATATATTTTTGCTTTTTCAGGATATCCGGGGAAGTGAAACTGATTCCACCTTGCAGCATTTTGGCCAGTGGCCCGGTGGAAAGAGATACACCATCCGCCAGAGAACCATTCACCTCAAGCCCGGAATGGAGCCAGAAGACGCTTTTCTTGCTGAGGAGCTTCAGGGAATCCTGGTATATGAACACGGTTGTTCGGATTGTCGCCCCCCTTTTGTCGATCTCTACATTGACGACTTCCCCGACTTGGATATTTTTGAAATATACCGGTGACTTGACTGAAAGACTAACCGGGCCGTCGGCATTGAGGACAAAGGTTTTTCCGGGGCGCAACGGGACCTGCGGGGGTGGGTCGGAAAGAATGTCGAAGTGGTCCTTAAAGTCGCCGCCGCCCGGCTGGAAGGTGATATGGGCCCCGGACAGGAGCAGTTGCATATTATTGAGACCGGCGGCCGAGATCTCCGGTTTGACCAACCAGAACTTAGTGTTTTCACGGAGAATCAGTTCTGTCCTCGGATCGAGCATGATATGGGCGGTAACCGTCCGATCTTTATCGTTATTTATTTGAATTTCTTTAACAAAACCTGCTTCGAGGCCGCGATACATGACCTTCGTTGCCCCCTCGACGATGTCTTCGCTGGAGGCCAGAGTCAGGGTCATTGGAATACCGAAGTTGGCCGATTCGAAGTCGGGGTACAGCGGGAATACCCGACCATTTGTCGCATGGGGGGTTTCCGCCAGCTGTTCCGGGGTATGGAGGAGAATTCCCCCTCTCAGCAGTGAGGCCAGAGACTCGACCTGAATCTTCAGCGACGGCAATTTACCGCTTATCTGGATGCCGCTGGCGTTACAGAACCGGCTGCCCTCGTGCACCAGACCGGCGAATTCCGGCTTGATGAAGACGTCGATCATGACGTTCTTGTCCCCTTCCAGCTGATATTTCTGCACCTCGCCGATTTGGATATTGCGGTAGTAAATACCGGTACCCGCCTGGATGGAGCCGAGCACCTCGGCCTTGATCCTGAGGTGCAGGCCCGGTGTGTCCAGGGCCACCGGTGGAGCGGAGTCCAGTCCGACGAATTCCCTTCGAGGGATATCCGATGTCCCGACCTGTACGCTAATATAGCTGCCGGAGAGAATGGTCTCCAGGCCATGGATGGAGCTCGCCGACAGTTCCGGCCGGACTATCCAGAAGAGGGTGTCGTCGACAAGCTCGTCTACCACCGACTTTTCCATCTTGACCTTTGTCTCTATCTGCCGGTTTTTCAGGTCGGGCCGGATCTTCGTCACCAGGCCGATGGGGATGCCCCGGGCCATGACCTGGGTTTTGCCCGGGGTGACACCGGTAGCATCGGCAAAAACGATGGTGATTTCCACCCCGGCATTTTTATAGCTGGAATATACCAGCCAGCAACATATGCCCAAGGCGATCAGGGGAAGAGTCCAGATTGGTGAGATTCCGCGATTTTTCGTGATTTGCGCAGTGGTCATGAGTGCTTCCAGTAAGGTTTTGCAAGCCGGCCTTGAAATTCCGTTTTTTCTCCGGAAGAGCAATTATCCCAGATAATTCGGGGATCAAAGGCGGTGGCGGCGAACATGGTCGCCGCCACAACAAAGGAAAAATAGGTGGCGGCCGGGGCGGTATGAATAGAGGTGAAAAAGCCAAAATCAACGAGAACGCTGAGCAGGGCAATAACGAATATGTCAAGCATCGACCATCTGCCGATAAAGGCAATAAAACGATACAGCTGGGCCTTGTGCACGAGGAGCCTGGTATTGCTGCCCGGTCGGGTGGCCCGGAGGAGGATGATCAGGCCGGCGATTTTAAAGACCGGTACGAGGACGGAGGCGGCAAAGATGATCAGACCGATCAGATAGGAGCCGTCCTGAAAAAAATAGATAATACCGTCAATGATGGTTGAACGATCGGGGATACCGAGAAAATCGACCTCCATGATCGGCAGGAGGTTTGCGGGGGCAAGAAAGATTGCCGAGGTGACCACCAGGGCCCAGGTGCGGCCGGTACTCTGCGGCTTGCGCATATGGAGAATGGTCCGGCAGCGGGGGCATCGTTCCCCGGCGAGGGCAGCCGGGGAAAGCTTATGACAGGTATGGCAGAGGATGAGACCCCTTTCGGCGGCGGTGAGCCCTGCTCCATCGGACTCTGCTGCTTCTTCCTGGTTGATACCATTTTCCCTCCCCTTTGTCTCGATGCGGTGCCAGAAGAGATCGCGATCAATGACGGTGGAGATGCCCAGGGTGATCAGTACCAGCCAGGAAAAGCACAATATTCCAGAATGATAGTCAATTTCCGAGGTGTGGGACATCTTGATGATGGTGACGAGGATACCCAGCAGGTACACCTCGACCATCGCCCATTCTTCCAGGTGCAGATGAATCCGGAATAGGCCTGTCAGGTAGGAAGGATATCTCCGGCGCTGCAGCTGCCAGGAGATGATGCATATCGTTGTGAGGAGGATGAACGGAAAGACAACCGCCGAGAGCAGGACCATGACCGAGACGAAATAATAATCATTTCGGTAAAAGTTTAGAATCGATTGGAGTATATTGGCGGAGCCGCTGAAGCCGTAGGCCTTGAAGGTCATCAGGGGCAGCAGAATAGCCGGAAGATAGAGGCAGAGACCGGCGATGGAAAGGGCCAGCACCTTGCTGATCGAGGCGGTTGAGCTCCTGCTTATTGTTCTGCGGCAGCGGGGGCAGATGGTCTTGTAACCCTCCGGGGCTTTAGCCTCATGCAGAAAAAGGTCACAATCGGGACAGGCTGTGTAATCGCTTAAGGACGGCAAAATACTATCCTCAGAATGGCTGGTTTTTGGCAAGATTCTGATTTTTTAAATGATAGTAACGTCATCGCGGCACTTTGTCATATGAAAAAAGCCCGCTGACAAGGTCAGGCATGCCGGTGCCGGGCGACATCGGCAGAGATGGCGGGTGGTCCTTCCACCGTTTGCATCGCCGAATAAAAAGAATTAAGAGGGTATCAATGAGCGCCAATAGATGGCTGAAACTTACCATAGAAACCGACCCCGTGCTGGCCGATTCCATAAGCGATTTCCTCGTCGGGGTCATCGAGGGCGGGGTCGAAACCGGTGCGCCGGATGAACCGCATTACGGCGTCCTTACCTGTTACGTGCAGAAGGCAAATCCAGAGCCGGAGGAGGTGGCCGACACCATCCAGCGGGTTTCCACGCACCTTGCCGAGCTGGCAAAGGCCTTTGCCGTGCCGGTGCCGATGCTTACCTCCTCGTTTATTGAAGAAGAGGACTGGGGTTCAACCTGGAAGGAGCACTTCAAGCCCTTCTCCATCGTCCCCGGCCTGATCATTGCTCCGACCTGGGAAGACTACCGGCCGAATGCCGGAGAGTTGGTTATCACCATGGATCCGGGCATGGCCTTTGGGACCGGGCACCATGCGACAACCACCCTCTCCCTGCAGTTGCTGCGCAAGTCCCTGGCGGAAGGCAAGGCTGCCATGCGTCTGCTTGATGTCGGTACCGGCACGGGCATTCTCGGTATGGCGGCAGCGCTTTTTGGGGCATCGGCGGTGACGGCCATCGACAACGACCCCGAGGCGGTCGCGGCAGCCGGCGACAATGCCCGGCGAAACGGACTTGCCGACAAGATGGAGGTCAGCCTGACGCCCCTTGGTCAATTGTCCGGTCAGTATCAGATCGTTGTCGCCAATATTGTTCATGATGTCCTGCTGGCTCTGGCCGACGATCTGACCAGGCTTACCGCCGAGGCCGGTTTCTTGATTCTCTCCGGCATTCTGGCAGGCGATCAGGTCGCCAATATACAACGAATTTTTGTCGGCAAGGGGTTCGAGGTGCTTGACCTGGAGATCAGCCAAGAGTGGGCTGCCCTGCGGTTTCGTAAAAGGTGATTGTCACGGTTCGACGATACTCGGCTTATCCTCGGGATGGGGCGGGCACATCGGGGTGAGCTGGTAATCAGTGTCGAAGATAATACCGACACCTCCGGCTTCGCGGCGGATGACGACGGCTGTCGCACAGACCCAGACCGTTTTGCCGGAAAGGCTTCGGAGGCTTTCCAAAGAGAGGATGAATTTCAGGCGTTTGAGGTCATCGAAATCGAGCAAAAACTCAACCTTTATCTTGGCGGCCAACGGGAAGGGGTGGGCGGTTTCCAGGAAGGCGCCGCCGGAACTGATATTGGCCGTTACCGTATCGATGACCGGCACTTCTTCGGTTTGGTGCCGGTAGGTGATGCGTGCCCGGATGTTGCGGGAATACCGTTCCTGGCTGCGTTTATCAATGGACATTGCTGCTTTCCGGGTAGGGGAGTGGCTCTGAGGACGTTGATTGTTTAGTCAATTCTTACGGAATGTACGAGCTAATGTCAATTTCAAAGAGGGCTGCCCGGTTTTCACGGGGTCGTGTAGCTACTCTTTGCCGACGAAGGAGGACAGGAGTTTAATGCACAGATTTTTCTTTGATCCGGACGGTCGCAGGGGGGACAGCATCTTCCTGCCGGCGGAGGAGTCCCACCATCTTACCAAGGTTCTCAGGCTGGCCGTCGGTAGTGCTATTGAGATGCTTGACGGCCAGGGCTCGGTGTATCAGGCGGTCATCGTTGCCACCGGCAGGCAGGTGGAGGCGCGCATTGTCGGAGTCGTCGCCCAGGAGGCGGGCCGGGGCAATTCCCTCTGGGTTGGGCAAGGTATCCTGAAAGGCGAGAAAATGGACACGGTGGTGCAGAAATGCACGGAGCTGGGGGTGAACCGCTTTACCCCGTTTCAAAGCTCCCGGTGTCAGGGCAAGGCCGACCAGGCGCAGAACCGGAAAAGGCACGAACGGTGGCAACGCATTGGTCTGGCCGCCTGCAAGCAATGCCTACGGCCGCAGCTCATGCGCCTGGACGCCCCGACAAACCTGGCAAACATGCTGCAGGAAGAAGGCGGCGACCAGGTCTTGCGCTTGCTCTTCTGGGAAGAGGAAAAGGCAGTGCATCTCCAGGATCTCCCGGCCCTGCCGGGAGCGCAATCGGTGGCCCTGCTCCTTGGCCCTGAGGGTGGTTTTTCCGTTGAAGAAGTTGATTTGGCCCGGCAAGCCGGTTGGATCACGGTCAGTCTCGGCGAGCGTATCCTTCGGGCGGAGACCGCGACCTTGACCGCTGTTTCGGTCGTGCAATTTATAATCGGCAATCTGTAAGGATAGAAGATGGCAAGACCCCCTGAATTTTCAACAATTTTTGAAAAGCCGACGCGGGTTGTCGGCCAGGAAAGCACCCTTGGTCCGGGGAATCGGCTTATCGATGTCCGTTCGGCGGTCGAATTCGCCGCCGGGACTATTCCCGGGGCGGTCAATATCCCGCTTTTTGACGAGGACGAACGCGGTGTCATCGGCACCATCTATCGCCATGGCGGCCATGCCCAGGCGGTTGACCAGGGTTTTGAATTTGTTGAAAAAAAATTGGCGGAACTGCTTTTAGCCTTTGAACCCTATCGCGGCGAAAACCTGGTGGTCTGCTGCGCCCGGGGCGGGATGCGCTCGCGGTCGGTGGTCAATCTCTTGACCCAGGCGGGTTATTCCGCAGGCCAGCTTGCCGGTGGCTATAAGGATTACCGACAAAGGGTTTTGGCTGCGATCGAAGGCTTTCAGCCGAGGCTGATCGTCATTCATGGCCTGACCGGCACCGGCAAAACCCGGATTCTCCAGCGCCTGCACCAGGCAATCGATCTGGAGGAGATGGCCGGCCATCGCAGCTCCCTGTTCGGCGGCATCGACCAGCAGGTCAGCAATCAGCGAACCTTTGAAAGCCGCTTGGCGGCGCGAATCGCCAGCCTTGGCGACGAGCCCTATTTCATCGAAGGGGAAAGCCGGAAGATCGGCAAGGTCTTTATCCCCAAACCCCTGGCGGCGGCGATGAAGAGGGCGGTCCTCGTCAATATCCATTGCAGTCTGGAGACCCGCATTGCAAGGATTATCGAAGATTATCCAGTCGATAGCGATGAAACCCGGCGGCAGATCGAAGCCATCCTGAGATCGTTGAAACGCAATATGGGTACCGAGCTGGTTGAAACCATGTGCCGTCTGTTGCACGAGGACAATTTGCCGGAACTGGTGCGCATCCTCCTCGTCGACTACTACGATAAACGCTACGGCCGGAGCATGAGCGATTACCGGTTCGACCTGGATATTTCGGCTGAAGATCTTGATGAAGCGGCAGCACGGCTTGAAGACTTTCGCCGCTCTCTCGGCTAGAGGACGAATCCTTAGCGGTATTGCGCCGGGACAACCTCCTCAAGGCTTGCTGAAGCAATCCAGCCCTGGCGGTTGGTTGCATCTTTGACCGAGGTGAAGAGGCCATGGACTTTCTGCGGATACACCAGACGCCCCTCCTGGATGGCCCCGATTGAGGCTGCCGAGGCAAAGGGGGAGATGAGCAACCGGGCATCAGCGGCCACCACTACCGAGGGCCTGAAGCTCTGATAGCGGATGAGTGTTCCGGCGACGGCGAGGATGAGTACCAGACCACAGGTAATTCTCACCCCGGCACTGGTCTTGCCGCCGACGCGGTACCTCAGGACGGCCACTTGCAACAGGGTCACTCCGGCCAGGGCCACAAGGCCGAGCACTGTCCACTGGTCGATGCTGAGAAGCTGCAGGAAACGGATGGCCATCCCCGCAGGTTCACTGTCGAAGAGGCCGCTTTCCTTGCGCACCAGTTCGAGGTTGCCGATGATGTCTGGATCCCCCGGGGTAAGGCGCAGGGCGCGCTCATAATTGACCACCGCCTTGCCGATTTTGCCGCTCTGGGCGTAGCTGTTGGCGAGGTTAAAGAGCACCGCCGGCGACAGGCCGGCAGAAGCCGTCAACTCTTCGTAGCGAGCGATGGCTTGGGCGTAATCGCCGCGGCTGTAAGCCTCGTTGCCCTGCTGGAAGAGAGTTTCCTCATTGCCGGCAGCGCAGGCCGTGGCATTCTGCCAAAGCACAAGGGCGAATACGATGGGCAGTATACGGTATAGTATCTTCCCCTTCATGGCATGGCCTCCAGCGCTTTTTTCATGCTTGCCAAATAGTCTTGCATCCTTTCCTTGGAGAGCGTTGCCGCCCCATAGGCAGCAGCGTCAGCTGCGGTAAAGATCTCCACAAGCGGTGAATCCACCTCAAGCCTGGCCTTCAGGTCAGCAAGGCTGATGGCGTTTGCCGCCATATTCCAGGCAAGCCCCATCTGGTTTTGGATGGCCGTTCGGCAACTTTCCAGAAAGGCAACCGATTGCCCGGCATGGAAGGCCTG
Proteins encoded in this region:
- a CDS encoding tetratricopeptide repeat protein — its product is MKGKILYRILPIVFALVLWQNATACAAGNEETLFQQGNEAYSRGDYAQAIARYEELTASAGLSPAVLFNLANSYAQSGKIGKAVVNYERALRLTPGDPDIIGNLELVRKESGLFDSEPAGMAIRFLQLLSIDQWTVLGLVALAGVTLLQVAVLRYRVGGKTSAGVRITCGLVLILAVAGTLIRYQSFRPSVVVAADARLLISPFASAASIGAIQEGRLVYPQKVHGLFTSVKDATNRQGWIASASLEEVVPAQYR
- the mnmH gene encoding tRNA 2-selenouridine(34) synthase MnmH, giving the protein MARPPEFSTIFEKPTRVVGQESTLGPGNRLIDVRSAVEFAAGTIPGAVNIPLFDEDERGVIGTIYRHGGHAQAVDQGFEFVEKKLAELLLAFEPYRGENLVVCCARGGMRSRSVVNLLTQAGYSAGQLAGGYKDYRQRVLAAIEGFQPRLIVIHGLTGTGKTRILQRLHQAIDLEEMAGHRSSLFGGIDQQVSNQRTFESRLAARIASLGDEPYFIEGESRKIGKVFIPKPLAAAMKRAVLVNIHCSLETRIARIIEDYPVDSDETRRQIEAILRSLKRNMGTELVETMCRLLHEDNLPELVRILLVDYYDKRYGRSMSDYRFDLDISAEDLDEAAARLEDFRRSLG